One Loxodonta africana isolate mLoxAfr1 chromosome 15, mLoxAfr1.hap2, whole genome shotgun sequence genomic window carries:
- the LOC100658610 gene encoding olfactory receptor 8G1-like, translated as MAAENHSTVTEFILVGLTKKPELQLPLFLFFLGVYVVTVVGNLGMITLIGLSSHLHTPMYYFLSSLSFIDLCYSTVITPKMLVNFVTEKNTISYPECMTQLYFFLIFIISECHMLAVMAYDRYVAICNPLLYNVTMSYQVCFRLVVAVHMIGLIGATAHTGCMLRVVFCKAETINHYFCDVFPLLELSCSSTYINEVVVLCFSLFNCFVPTLTILGSYVSIIASILRIRSTEGRSKAFSTCSSHILAVTIFYGSAAFMYLQPSNVGSMDQGKVSSVFYTIIVPMLNPLIYSLRNKDVKVALNKIIEKRLFCISKDL; from the coding sequence ATGGCAGCAGAAAATCACTCCACAGTGACTGAGTTCATCCTCGTTGGACTGACAAAAAAGCCAGAACTCCAGCtccccctctttcttttcttcctaggagTCTATGTGGTCACAGTCGTGGGGAATCTGGGCATGATCACACTGATTGGGCTCAGTTCTCacctgcacacccccatgtactatttcctcagcagtttgtccttcattgatctctgctattccactgtcattacccccaaaatgctggtaaactttgtgacagagaagaacaccATCTCCTACCCTGAATGCATGACTcaactttatttcttccttatttttattatatCAGAATGTCatatgctggctgtgatggcatatgatcgctatgttgccatctgtaaTCCATTGCTTTACAATGTCACCATGTCTTATCAGGTCTGCTTCCGGTTGGTAGTTGCAGTACATATGATAGGTTTGATTGGTGCCACAGCTCACACAGGTTGCATGCTAAGAGTGGTTTTCTGCAAAGCTGAAACAATCAACCATTACTTCTGTGATGTTTTTCCACTACTGGAGCTCTCTTGCTCCAGTACTTATATCAATGAAGTGGTGGTTTTGTGCTTCAgtttatttaattgttttgtACCAACCTTGACCATCCTTGGCTCCTATGTCTCTATCATTGCCAGCATCCTGAGAATCCGCTCCACTGAGGGAAGGTCCAAAGCCTTTAGCACATGCAGCTCCCACATCTTGGCTGTTACAATCTTCTATGGTTCTGCAGCATTCATGTACCTGCAGCCATCAAATGTGGGCTCCATGGACCAAGGGAAAGTGTCCTCTGTGTTTTACACCATTATTGTGCCAATGCTGAACCCTTTGATCTACAGCCTGAGAAATAAGGATGTCAAAGTTGCTCTAAATAAAATCATTGAGAAAAGACTATTTTGCATTAGCAAAGATTTATAA